In Plasmodium coatneyi strain Hackeri chromosome 5, complete sequence, a genomic segment contains:
- a CDS encoding Steroid dehydrogenase kik-i, whose amino-acid sequence MINFIPSLLVKPLLYIGLVVVLKHALCIVYWVLNCLKCKVFARRLRSYGNTAIITGCTDGIGKSLAYSLINENVNLFLISRNEDALKSMKEDLLVRNRNYKGQIDYATFDYNANSFTSYRGLQEKIEKLDVGILINNVGVSYPHPMYFHEMDIHLIEQLVNVNLLSSYYMTKLVLPAMIRKKKGLILYTSSGAATLQSSPLYTVYASVKEAICSFANSLSVELKEQNIQVQCHVPLFITTKLSKIRKPSTFVPTADAYAKSAIRKMKQGNSTSSSVISSPYFLHRVQICLYNAVPKLLFDTMSFMTLKAVRQKALKKKVGKCD is encoded by the exons ATGATAAACTTCATCCCGTCTCTCCTCGTGAAGCCTCTCCTGTACATTGGTTTAGTTGTCGTTTTAAAACATGCTTTGTGCATCGTCTACTGGGTGTTAAATTGT CTGAAGTGCAAAGTATTTGCGAGAAGACTGAGAAGTTATGGCAACACAGCTATCATCACTGGGTGCACGGATGGAATTGGAAAGAGTTTGGCATATTCACTgataaatgaaaatgtgaatttGTTCCTCATAAGTCGTAATGAGGATGCGCTAAAGAGCATGAAGGAGGACCTACTTGTCAGAAACAGGAACTACAAGGGACAGATAGATTATGCAACGTTTGACTATAATGCAAATAGCTTCACCTCCTATAGGGGTCTTCAAGAGAAGATCGAAAAATTGGATGTCGGAATTTTGATTAACAATGTGGGGGTTTCCTACCCGCACCCGATG TACTTCCACGAAATGGACATCCACCTGATAGAGCAGCTGGTGAACGTGAATTTGTTGTCATCCTATTACATGACAAAGTTGGTGTTGCCAG CAATGATACGCAAAAAGAAGGGACTCATTTTATACACGTCCAGCGGTGCAGCCACCCTGCAGTCCTCTCCCCTATACACAGTTTACGCGTCCGTGAAGGAGGCCATTTGTTCATTCGCCAATTCGTTAAGT GTCGAGTTGAAGGAACAGAACATCCAGGTGCAGTGCCACGTGCCTCTATTCATTACGACGAAGCTGTCCAAGATAAGGAAGCCCAGTACATTCGTCCCAACGGCGGATGCATACGCAAAGAGCGCAATTAGAAAGATGAAACAGGGGAATAGCACTTCCAGCAGTGTTATATCCTCCCCCTATTTCTTGCACAGAGTGCAAATATGCCTCTACAACGCCGTTCCGAAACTGTTGTTTGACACCATGTCCTTCATGACTCTCAAGGCAGTTAGACAAAAAGCGTTGAAGAAGAAGGTCGGAAAATGTGATTAA